The following proteins are co-located in the Longimicrobium terrae genome:
- a CDS encoding type II toxin-antitoxin system VapC family toxin: protein MNRVLLDTHTFLWLTLEDGRLSSAARAMIDAEDTRALVSIVSLWEIGIKSGIGKLDLPDDFDSFVAAELRKRAIAILDLELAHVYRVHALPLHHRDPFDRMLVAQSLAEGIPVVGRDRELDAYGVDRRW from the coding sequence ATGAACCGAGTGTTGCTCGATACACACACATTTCTCTGGCTGACGCTCGAAGACGGGCGCCTGTCCAGTGCCGCACGCGCCATGATCGACGCGGAAGACACGCGTGCGCTGGTGAGCATCGTCAGCTTGTGGGAGATCGGGATCAAGTCAGGCATCGGCAAGCTGGATCTTCCAGACGACTTCGACTCGTTTGTTGCCGCGGAGCTTCGAAAGCGGGCGATTGCTATTCTGGATCTTGAACTCGCACACGTGTACCGCGTACACGCGCTGCCGCTGCACCATCGCGATCCGTTCGACCGGATGCTGGTGGCGCAGAGCCTGGCGGAAGGCATTCCCGTCGTGGGGCGCGACCGGGAGCTGGACGCGTACGGGGTGGACCGGCGGTGGTGA
- a CDS encoding 3-oxoacyl-ACP synthase III family protein gives MIQVTNAFGTRSVRVAGAGAYVPPHAVDNASITQAIPGWSADWISEKTQIRERRFLWELDPQTGVTTAPADAGQPACNTDMCEAALRRALDMAGMDAAELDAVFVVTCTPDRVNFSYDAMEVHRRVGCRPDAYALLIDDGCGGTPYVMDMVYKMIRSGAINTAAVIGSAFTSALVDRDVWTGDVEPSPGRKRLPAAFGAYVFGDGAGAVILRGDGEPGQGIVSSMAGNDYLQLVIRRAGGVENRVSGAVNPADAAFVIDGQLVARSYPTYMNACIAGVLAERPELRDKVQRYYFHQPNKRLLYHYVKQAGLPAERVACNVDRYGNTSAAGMLILLAEDLEQGVVRLGSGDLVLIAAVGANVHYGAQLIRL, from the coding sequence ATGATTCAGGTGACAAACGCCTTCGGCACGCGCTCCGTGCGCGTGGCCGGAGCGGGCGCATACGTGCCCCCTCACGCCGTCGACAACGCGAGCATCACGCAGGCCATTCCCGGCTGGTCCGCCGACTGGATCTCGGAAAAGACGCAGATCCGCGAGCGCCGCTTTCTGTGGGAGCTGGACCCGCAGACCGGCGTGACCACCGCCCCGGCCGACGCCGGACAGCCGGCCTGCAACACCGACATGTGCGAGGCGGCGCTGCGCCGCGCCCTGGACATGGCCGGCATGGACGCCGCCGAGCTGGACGCCGTGTTCGTGGTGACCTGCACCCCGGACCGCGTCAACTTCAGCTACGACGCCATGGAAGTGCACCGCCGCGTGGGATGCCGCCCGGACGCGTACGCACTGCTCATCGACGACGGCTGCGGCGGGACTCCCTACGTGATGGACATGGTCTACAAGATGATCCGCAGCGGCGCCATCAACACCGCGGCGGTCATCGGCAGCGCATTCACCTCCGCGCTGGTGGACCGCGACGTGTGGACCGGCGACGTGGAGCCCTCCCCCGGCCGCAAGCGGCTTCCCGCGGCGTTCGGCGCCTACGTGTTCGGCGACGGGGCGGGCGCGGTCATCCTGCGCGGTGACGGCGAGCCCGGCCAGGGCATCGTCTCGTCCATGGCGGGGAACGATTACCTGCAGCTGGTCATCCGCCGCGCGGGCGGGGTGGAAAACCGCGTCAGCGGCGCGGTGAACCCGGCGGACGCGGCCTTCGTCATCGACGGACAGCTCGTGGCGCGCTCGTATCCCACGTACATGAACGCGTGCATCGCCGGCGTGCTGGCCGAGCGGCCGGAGCTTCGCGACAAGGTGCAGCGCTACTACTTCCACCAGCCCAACAAGCGGCTGCTGTACCACTACGTAAAGCAGGCCGGCCTCCCCGCCGAGCGCGTGGCGTGCAATGTGGACCGCTACGGCAACACCTCCGCGGCCGGCATGCTCATTCTGCTGGCCGAAGACCTGGAGCAGGGCGTCGTGCGCCTGGGCAGCGGCGACCTGGTTCTGATCGCGGCCGTCGGCGCTAACGTGCACTACGGCGCGCAGCTCATCCGTCTCTAG
- a CDS encoding sirohydrochlorin chelatase yields MSRRIGGTLVAALLCLAPALAAQDGPVGTLLIAHGGGPAWDAQVQTIAGLVNTGGPVEVSFLMGPGAATHRFQDAARKLEQGGAKSIVVVPMLVSSHSGHYQQIRWLAAQTDTLDDEMQHHLHMSGIERATVRVPIRMSRAIDDSPEVARVLAERALAIATAPRRQALFIVGHGPNSAEDHADWMRNLRPIADSVRAATGFRDVKIGLVRDDAPAEVRAEAVRAIRETIELQHMATGQPVVVVPVLISTGSVSREKLPRDLAGLPMIYRGDALLPHPGLARWVEARVRQTVAAPAAQTAAVPQTAQPVTPAPAAGAHHH; encoded by the coding sequence ATGTCACGACGGATTGGCGGGACCCTGGTCGCCGCGCTGCTTTGCCTCGCCCCCGCGCTCGCCGCGCAGGACGGGCCGGTGGGCACGCTGCTGATCGCGCACGGCGGAGGCCCCGCGTGGGACGCGCAAGTGCAGACCATCGCCGGGCTGGTGAACACGGGCGGACCGGTGGAGGTCAGCTTTCTGATGGGCCCCGGCGCCGCCACGCATCGCTTTCAGGACGCGGCGCGCAAGCTGGAGCAAGGGGGGGCGAAGAGCATCGTCGTCGTGCCGATGCTCGTTTCCAGCCACAGCGGCCATTATCAGCAGATCCGCTGGCTGGCCGCGCAGACGGACACGCTGGATGACGAGATGCAGCACCATCTGCACATGTCCGGCATCGAGCGGGCGACGGTGCGCGTGCCCATTCGCATGAGCCGGGCGATCGACGATTCGCCGGAGGTGGCGCGGGTGCTGGCGGAGCGTGCGCTGGCCATCGCCACGGCGCCGCGGCGGCAGGCGCTGTTCATCGTGGGGCACGGGCCCAACAGCGCCGAGGACCACGCCGATTGGATGCGCAACCTGCGCCCCATCGCCGACAGCGTGCGCGCCGCGACGGGCTTTCGCGACGTAAAGATCGGCCTCGTGCGCGACGACGCTCCCGCCGAGGTGCGCGCGGAGGCGGTGCGCGCCATCCGCGAGACAATCGAACTTCAGCACATGGCGACGGGGCAGCCGGTGGTCGTCGTGCCGGTGCTGATCAGCACGGGCTCGGTGAGCCGCGAAAAGCTGCCGCGCGACCTGGCCGGCCTGCCGATGATCTACCGTGGGGACGCGCTGCTGCCGCACCCGGGGCTGGCGCGGTGGGTGGAAGCCCGCGTGCGCCAGACGGTCGCGGCCCCCGCCGCGCAGACCGCCGCTGTGCCGCAGACGGCCCAGCCCGTCACGCCCGCCCCCGCCGCGGGCGCTCATCATCACTGA
- a CDS encoding DUF2188 domain-containing protein — translation MNRTDEAVTTDETPMNQPPGWYVLPKPGGGWRVHDGGTPAPAAVFDRKTDAIAFARRQAACPCASNGGSARKPVVIFNRPRKLSPDEMNARYEGYDFRLPRPTPPGGRSFRGPRRKYWMSDDFDELPAEIAEFFE, via the coding sequence ATGAACCGCACCGACGAAGCCGTCACGACCGACGAAACGCCCATGAACCAGCCGCCGGGCTGGTACGTTCTCCCCAAACCGGGAGGCGGCTGGCGCGTGCACGACGGCGGCACGCCCGCGCCGGCCGCCGTGTTCGATCGCAAGACCGACGCGATCGCATTCGCCCGGCGCCAGGCCGCCTGCCCCTGCGCAAGCAACGGCGGGAGCGCCCGCAAGCCGGTGGTGATCTTCAACCGCCCGCGAAAGCTCTCGCCGGACGAGATGAACGCACGGTACGAGGGCTACGATTTCAGGCTGCCCCGCCCCACTCCTCCCGGCGGCCGCAGCTTCCGCGGGCCGCGCAGGAAGTACTGGATGTCCGACGACTTCGATGAACTTCCAGCCGAGATTGCGGAGTTCTTCGAATGA
- a CDS encoding HD domain-containing protein, whose product MTATSDTETFPDLHPPRDVVWIARRLIDAGFDTWTVGGAVRDALTGGHPKDWDLATAARPAEMRRLFKRTVPVGIEHGTVGVLGRDGVMYEVTTFRRDVETDGRHARVIFADHVDEDLQRRDFTINAVAWHPVTHEVRDPHGGVPDLRARVLRTVGDPAERFREDRLRVLRALRFAGRFAMRIDEGTWDAARAAAPELTHLSAERVREELLKVLRQVDPPSIALRMYRDSGVLAVLLPELQACAGVPNGAGEEDVWTHTLRVVDAISPARAGLRMAALLHDAGKARTRTERDGRVTFPDHAAAGAATADAVMRRLKFSNAEIDTAVHLVAQHEAAPPADAPDPVLRRWLRRIGPRYLNDVFRLRIADLRAYGADADARRELVALWRRARREVARGTPLEIGDLAIGGTELRQLGLPPGRLYGEILRDLLERVTDDPALNERETLMGMVARRVS is encoded by the coding sequence GTGACGGCTACGAGTGATACAGAGACGTTTCCGGACCTCCACCCGCCGCGCGACGTGGTGTGGATCGCGCGGCGGCTGATTGACGCGGGATTCGACACGTGGACGGTGGGCGGCGCCGTGCGCGACGCCCTCACCGGCGGGCACCCCAAGGACTGGGATCTGGCGACCGCCGCGCGCCCGGCGGAGATGCGGCGCCTGTTCAAGCGTACCGTTCCCGTCGGAATTGAGCATGGGACGGTCGGTGTTCTGGGGCGTGACGGGGTGATGTACGAGGTGACGACGTTCCGCCGCGACGTGGAGACGGACGGGCGGCACGCGCGCGTCATCTTTGCCGATCATGTGGATGAGGATCTGCAGCGGCGCGACTTCACCATCAACGCGGTCGCCTGGCACCCGGTGACGCACGAAGTACGCGACCCGCACGGCGGCGTTCCCGATCTGCGCGCGCGCGTGCTGCGCACGGTGGGCGACCCCGCGGAGCGCTTTCGCGAAGACCGGCTGCGCGTGCTGCGGGCGCTGCGGTTCGCCGGGCGCTTCGCCATGCGGATCGATGAGGGGACGTGGGATGCGGCGCGGGCGGCGGCGCCGGAGCTGACGCACCTGTCCGCGGAACGGGTGCGCGAGGAGCTGCTGAAGGTGCTGCGGCAGGTGGACCCGCCGTCCATCGCGCTGCGGATGTACCGCGACTCGGGCGTGCTCGCGGTGCTGCTTCCGGAGCTGCAGGCGTGCGCCGGCGTGCCGAACGGGGCGGGTGAGGAGGATGTGTGGACGCACACGCTGCGCGTGGTGGACGCTATCTCTCCCGCGCGCGCGGGGCTGCGGATGGCCGCGCTGCTGCACGACGCGGGCAAGGCGCGCACGCGCACGGAACGGGACGGCCGCGTCACCTTTCCCGACCACGCCGCCGCGGGCGCCGCCACGGCGGATGCGGTGATGCGCCGGCTGAAGTTCAGCAACGCGGAGATCGACACCGCCGTCCACCTGGTCGCGCAGCACGAGGCCGCGCCCCCGGCAGACGCGCCCGATCCCGTGCTGCGGCGCTGGCTGCGGCGCATCGGCCCACGCTACCTGAACGACGTGTTCCGCCTGCGCATCGCGGATCTGCGCGCGTACGGCGCGGATGCGGACGCGCGGCGCGAACTGGTCGCCCTGTGGCGCCGCGCGCGGCGGGAGGTGGCGCGTGGAACGCCGCTGGAGATCGGCGACCTGGCCATCGGCGGGACGGAACTGCGGCAGCTGGGTCTGCCACCGGGCCGCCTGTACGGCGAGATCCTGCGCGACCTGCTGGAGCGGGTGACGGACGATCCGGCGCTGAATGAGCGCGAGACGCTGATGGGGATGGTGGCGCGGCGAGTGTCGTGA
- a CDS encoding methyl-accepting chemotaxis protein, producing MSTLLSDPPRRSAPHHSAPQSVTPPAPQTPPAEPPPMHAEAPAARAERFAEEHIHILRAKTRDEVWVRWILIVGAVPLVAYLRWAGVLTISYDAIAGLGGGIAIVNGVFHLALVRNRWAPWQFWASLVVDHLVLFGFTSAHGPFGMLMIPYYVALFSSTALGVPRASWASTLMTAVLYPAARLVGLWANPAMELPWQMLALETAVVVSVLAATLLAPSHYTRRLRQVREALALVEEGDFRVHIAAGDRDQMDFLAQSVNRVGASVGGVIREVQSQARSLAAVAEELSATSEEVQASAVQVGSIASDAAGEVEREMTLMNRGGEALQRLAAQNMVVRAEASTAADDARRVASETHTHVGRIAHSGTLLVEVGEGYQRASNAMDALHGAGERIGGFVGSIRAIAEQTNLLALNAAIEAARAGEQGRGFAVVADEVRKLAAESGTSAERVNGTVVETRDAISRMREQLELADRRLAGVGQASREGEVALGSMVDGLRRAVESIERIHGEVEAQAGVMDELLAAMRDVQAIAGNTRARTEQTASAARQQGAAMEELSDASQNLAGMAFHMNSLADRFRVD from the coding sequence GTGAGCACCCTTCTTTCGGACCCGCCCCGCCGTTCCGCGCCGCACCATTCCGCGCCGCAGTCCGTCACTCCGCCCGCCCCGCAGACGCCACCGGCCGAACCGCCGCCCATGCACGCGGAGGCCCCCGCCGCGCGCGCCGAGCGCTTCGCGGAGGAGCACATCCACATCCTGCGCGCCAAGACGCGCGACGAGGTGTGGGTACGGTGGATTCTGATCGTGGGCGCGGTGCCGCTGGTGGCGTACCTGCGCTGGGCGGGCGTGCTCACCATCAGCTACGACGCCATCGCGGGGCTGGGCGGCGGCATCGCGATCGTCAACGGCGTCTTTCACCTGGCGCTGGTGCGCAACCGCTGGGCGCCGTGGCAGTTCTGGGCCAGCCTGGTGGTGGACCACCTGGTCCTCTTTGGATTCACCTCGGCGCACGGGCCGTTCGGAATGCTGATGATTCCGTACTACGTGGCGCTCTTTTCCTCCACCGCGCTGGGCGTTCCGCGGGCGAGCTGGGCATCCACCCTCATGACGGCCGTGCTGTATCCCGCGGCGCGGCTGGTGGGGCTGTGGGCCAACCCGGCCATGGAACTGCCCTGGCAGATGCTGGCGCTGGAAACGGCCGTGGTGGTGAGCGTGCTGGCCGCCACCCTGCTGGCGCCCAGCCACTACACGCGGCGGCTGCGGCAGGTACGCGAGGCGCTGGCCCTGGTGGAGGAAGGCGACTTCCGCGTGCACATCGCCGCCGGCGACCGCGACCAGATGGACTTTCTGGCGCAGTCCGTAAACCGCGTGGGCGCCTCCGTGGGCGGGGTGATCCGCGAAGTGCAGTCACAGGCCCGCTCCCTGGCCGCGGTGGCGGAGGAGCTGTCCGCCACGTCGGAAGAGGTGCAGGCGTCCGCGGTGCAGGTGGGGAGCATCGCCAGCGACGCCGCGGGCGAGGTGGAGCGCGAAATGACGCTGATGAACCGCGGCGGCGAGGCGCTGCAGCGGCTGGCGGCGCAGAACATGGTGGTGCGCGCGGAGGCCTCCACCGCCGCGGACGACGCGCGCCGTGTGGCGTCGGAAACACACACCCACGTGGGCCGCATCGCACACTCAGGCACGCTGCTGGTGGAGGTGGGCGAGGGATACCAGCGCGCTTCCAACGCCATGGACGCCCTGCACGGCGCGGGCGAGCGCATCGGCGGCTTCGTGGGCTCCATTCGCGCCATCGCCGAGCAGACCAACCTGCTGGCCCTGAACGCCGCCATTGAGGCCGCGCGCGCCGGCGAGCAGGGTCGCGGCTTTGCCGTCGTCGCCGACGAGGTGCGCAAGCTGGCGGCGGAATCCGGCACCTCCGCGGAGCGGGTGAACGGCACCGTGGTGGAAACGCGCGACGCCATCAGCCGCATGCGCGAACAGCTGGAACTGGCGGACCGCCGCCTGGCCGGCGTGGGCCAGGCCTCGCGCGAGGGCGAGGTGGCGCTGGGCTCCATGGTGGATGGGCTGCGCCGCGCGGTGGAGTCCATCGAGCGCATTCACGGCGAGGTGGAGGCGCAGGCGGGGGTGATGGATGAACTGCTGGCCGCCATGCGAGACGTGCAGGCCATCGCGGGCAACACGCGGGCGCGCACGGAGCAGACCGCCTCCGCCGCGCGGCAGCAGGGCGCGGCGATGGAAGAACTGTCCGACGCGAGCCAGAACCTGGCCGGCATGGCCTTTCACATGAACAGCCTGGCGGATCGCTTCCGCGTGGATTGA